The following are encoded together in the Bos indicus isolate NIAB-ARS_2022 breed Sahiwal x Tharparkar chromosome 29, NIAB-ARS_B.indTharparkar_mat_pri_1.0, whole genome shotgun sequence genome:
- the LOC109554240 gene encoding olfactory receptor 8B8, with product MPEMRMVAENSSGTEFILAGLTSQPELQIPFFFLFLGFYMVTVVGNLGLITLIGLNSHLHTPMYFFLYNLSFIDFCYSTVITPKMLMSFVSKKNIISYAGCMTQLFFFLFFVISESFILSAMACDRYVAICKPLVYMATMSPQICLLLLLGVYVMGFVGAMAHTACMLRLTFCANNLVDHYMCDILPLLELSCTSTYVNELVVFIVVGIDIGVPTVTIFISYALILSSILHIHSTEGRSKAFSTCSSHIIAVSLFFGSGAFMYLKPSSLLPMNQGKVSSLFYTIVVPMLNPLIYSLRNKDVKSALKKTLSKILFS from the coding sequence ATGCCTGAAATGAGAATGGTAGCTGAGAACTCTTCTGGGACAGAGTTCATCCTCGCAGGCTTAACCAGCCAGCCAGAACTCCAGATCCCCTTCTTCTTCCTATTTCTAGGTTTTTACATGGTCACTGTGGTGGGGAACCTGGGCTTGATAACCCTGATTGGACTCAACTCTcacctgcacacccccatgtactttttcctctaTAACTTATCCTTCATAGATTTCTGCTATTCCACTGTTATCACTCCCAAAATGCTGATGAGTTTTGTCTCAAAGAAGAACATCATCTCCTACGCAGGGTGTATGACTCagctcttcttctttcttttctttgtcatcTCTGAGTCCTTCATCCTGTCAGCGATGGCATGTGACCGCTATGTTGCCATCTGTAAGCCACTGGTGTACATGGCCACCATGTCTCCCCAGATCTGTTTACTTCTTTTGCTGGGTGTCTATGTGATGGGGTTTGTTGGGGCCATGGCCCACACAGCGTGCATGCTGAGGCTGACCTTCTGTGCCAACAATCTTGTTGACCACTACATGTGTGACATCCTTCCCCTTCTTGAGCTCTCTTGCACCAGCACCTATGTAAATGAGCTGGTGGTCTTCATTGTTGTGGGCATCGATATTGGTGTGCCCACAGTTACCATCTTCATTTCTTATGCCCTTATCCTCTCTAGCATTCTCCATATTCATTCCACCGAGGGCAGGTCCAAAGCGTTCAGCACCTGTAGCTCCCACATTATtgcagtttctcttttctttgggtCGGGGGCGTTCATGTACCTCAAACCATCTTCTCTTTTACCCATGAACCAGGGGAAAGTGTCCTCCTTGTTCTATACCATTGTGGTACCCATGCTCAACCCCTTAATCTATAGCCTGAGGAATAAGGATGTCAAAAGTGCTCTGAAGAAAACGTTAAGCAAAATATTGTTCTCCTGA